The Rissa tridactyla isolate bRisTri1 chromosome 6, bRisTri1.patW.cur.20221130, whole genome shotgun sequence DNA segment GCCTTCCAGCGACTTCTGAAGCAAATACCTGACAACAACCACCACCCCAGAACCCAAAAGGTCCACACCTGGACAATAAACACTGTTTTAAACCTTTCTCCTCTTCTACTGCAGTtaggtttgttgtgttttgggtttggtttttttttttttttttacataaagaaCATTTTCGATACATTTTAAGAACATAATACATTTGCCTTCTCACAAACACTGGAGGGCTCCATTCACTTAAGCAGCACATATAACCACTGCACCAGTATGAAACATCCCAGAGACAAAAAATCAAGacacaaaattaagaaaaattaagaaaatttaatGAGCAAGTGGGCTATATACAGCGATGGCACAGGACTTTCATTCAGTTATCCCCTTTCTATAGCTGGAAGTTTAATTTGATACAAAAATAACAGCAGTCAATAGTACCCCAGGGGacgaaaaaaccaaacagaacccATCTGTTGTTAAAGTGCGTATTTGATGCGAGTTCCACAACTAACTGCAGTCCGGGGGTATCAAAGGATTTCAACCCATCAGATAGAGAATATCATACAGGAACATCCCAAGTTAAGAGCACAGGAAACTTAGATTTTAAATAACTGATATTTTACGTAAGATAGCCTCGCATCGCTCCCCACCATACAACCTTTACCTTAAGAACTCTTCGACATTCTGCAAGCAGGACAAATTCTGCCTTTCTGTCACTCTTCGTATGCATTTCCTCAAGAGATACTCGGATAGTTCATTTAGCTGCACTCATCAGAACAGAGTTTTCTTAGGTACTTTACTGTTTCTTCTGCTTGCTTCCTTTTTCCCTCTCAAACTCAGCTATTTGATTAAATATGTTAACTAAGTTCTGAGGCAGGTTTCTTTTAATGCCGCTTTCTGTTTGTGCTGTACCATTTAAAGACACTTCCTCATCCGGTTCCTTTGTTTTATCAGTCTCCTCATAACTTCTTTTCCTACTCTTATACTCACTTTCGTTTTTATGCTGACTTGACACATGCCTATCACTATCGTAACTTTTATCACCTTCCCGTAAGCAAGTGCTCGAATACGATCTGTACCTTCCCACTGACTTGCCACAATACTCAGACCTTGCTGGAGACATGTAATACCTGTCTTGACCCAAGCCGTATTTTTTAAActgctcttttctcccctctACATCCCTTTCTAATTTCCTAAAATAATGCATCCTGGGTTTATCATCTGACTTATGATATGAACCTGAAGAACCCCTCCAACTGCAGAAAAATCTATCAGTTTTaccatatttttcagttttgctacTGCTTGGCAGAGTTCTGGAACTACTGTGAGAATCTCTTGAATCTTCAGACCTACCTCCAAAAGTGTCTTCATCATCACCTGAAGTCCTCGAAAAAGAACagtgtctgtctttctcttttacCTCTGTTTTTGGACACTCTAAGCTGTCCTGCCTTTCCAGCAGTTTCTCCACTTCAAAACTTTGGTTAAGAAAGGAAGCAGAGGTATCAGCCGGAGGCGAATACCACTCCTCTTGCCTAACCTGATCTTTATAATGGGAAGAAGCTCTAGATGAGCTTTTTTTGGACCTGCGGGCAGACTCAGATCTATTCCGACGCTTTTTCCTACGTTTCTTGTGatcagaggaagaggaggaagaagaaattgaTACATCTGATGAAGAATcacttgatgatgatgatgaggaggaggaggaggaagaggaagttgatactttccttttcttcttcaaccTAAAAAATGTAATTAACCTGTGAGATAATTTTCAGTATGAGGCAAAAATTATACGTAGAAAGCAAATCTGTAGTCCCCAGAGCTTGGCTGAGATTGGACTGTAAGGCATGAACGGAAACTCAGCCTGACCTGGCAAGCCAATTTCAAATGTCATTTCTTTATcaaaaaattacaattaaatCCACCGAACAGTTTTTTATAAATGGCATCTTTCCCAGTTTAATTTGGCATTACGCTTTGCAAATACTTCACgttgcaaagtattttttaaacaacttttcttCCACATATAGCTCCGTTAAGGGATATATGCCTTGAAGGACACTACCCACAAAACGTTCTGGCGGAAAAGCAGGTTCCGTCGGTGCGAGCTCTCCCTAGCTTACTCTTGGGCAGTCAGTTTGGAAATGGGATTGTTCATAGTCGTATCCGCACTTATTGCCATGTAATCAGTATACTGAATATAACAAAgttaccttttttcttcttttaaaagcttaCGCAATTTTTCTGCACTTGtttctactttcttttctttctgtctctcttctttGGCAGCTTGTTTCTCCCTCATttccaaagatttctttttttgaacccaagcatcataaaaaaattacattaaaagtaAGTGTTAAGACAGGTGTTtttccccatgtccccaaccccGTTCAAATATATAACACCACCAGGGATGTTTTACCAGGATTCCCAGATCAAGAATTAATATTGTTGAGGAGTTTGGCATTGGCCATTATAATAATCAGGTTTATATTAAGGACCATATTGCAGGTTTTATTCCATTAAGAAATATATTGCCCAGCCATTGCAGTGGTACCCGTGATCCAGCACACCATGAAGCACAGAGCCCAGAAGGTATTGACAGAATGTGCAAGAAAAACACAATATTAGCAAccatggagggggaaaaaaaaaaaaaaagaaaaagaaaagtttgaaaggTTTGAGGGAAAGTATCATTATTGTAGTTTACATGTAGTAAAACATGGCAGAACCCATTTTAAAGTTATTCAAGTTGGCCATGTTTGAATACAAACCGTTTTGTAACAATTTCACAGACCAGTTTGATGCATAGTTTACGTAAGGAATCATGTTCCAAGGGTTTGTGGGTGATGAGCAGCACCAGATGTCAGATACAGCAACAACGGTCCAATTCGGAAGAAAATGCATTGGAGAAAAACACATAATCAGTATTACAGGAAAACACACGTCAGTGTTGTTCTAGCCATTCTAGCACAACAGCGACAGGATCAGACTTATGCATTAAAACACATGTAAATGCAGAAAAGCCTCTCATCAGATGAATAATCCTTAAACTACTTAAGTCTATTAGAGGTCAGACGTCTGCCATCTCCAGCCCTAAAGGGTAGCTCTATTCATATTCAGAGTGAGCAGAAAGTCTTgagtaacattttcaaaacttaGCCACTGTATTAACGGATACAATAAAGGAAACCCTTAATTCTGGTTAAGGCCACACAAACCATCAAACAACAGCTAGCATCACAGTTTTCATCTGCTGCATCAGTGACCCATTATACCAAGAAAATGCTAAAGGAGAGTAAAATTTGTCTGCCACTTGCTGAAAGTATTCTTTATCATTTTAACTGAGACTGGTGCCTTTTTCTACAGCAGTCAAAAGTGACTAGTGCTCAAACACCATACAGCTGTCTATGATGTAGTTCAGCTTTATGAAAAAGATTGTCAtatctccttttcccccttctttcaaCACAGCCTGTCAGCATTATGGCTCCACCAACTGCAGAAGTGTCCATTAAGGCCATCTACCCCCGGCTCTGTACTCCCTTACATGAAGAAGCACAGAACAAAGCAAGCCTGTTCCCCAGTGCTCTATTTTACTCTTTGATCCTCTCTGGAAGACAAAACAAGCAAAGGaggtaaataaaagaaaaaaagacaactcagGTTAGCACAGAGACCCACCAGGGCTCACCTGCGAAGCATGCTGCATGCaagagaagagaggggaaaaaagcagaagaaagctaaGGTACTCCAAACTGCCTGCCCACCCTCCACctcctgctcttttcctttaaaCGACCTTTTAATCTCCCCTCTCACGGGACCTTCCTGCGAGTCTTGGCTGGTGTTACTCTATTGTTTCCTAATTCCTCCAAACGACAAGGATCTGGCCGGTAGGATGGTGTGCAGCGTTTACTTGGCTTGCCGAAGTGTTTTACACTTTGTGTGTTTGTATTCACAGAATGTTTTAATTTAACATTACTAATCGTGCTGGTGTGACGGAATATTCTTATCCTTGCTTTAGCTGACAGGGTTAACAGGCTTTGCTCTTCCCCTGTCTCCCATATTTAGTGTTTCTTTACTATAGTGGTCAAAATACTGGAGTCATCAAGAGGTGCCTTTCTTCTGGTAGGTACAGCCATAATGCTCACTCTAAAATATTCATTGCAGAGAAGGGAAGCAGAGAATAAGACAAACCATCAACTTAAACTCTCCCTCTTCAAAAGGTTTAATATGATTTTTCGTGTTCGTTTATTGTCATTGGGGGCGCTATatgaagagaaagtaaagaatCACCTGCATGTGCTTACGGAGCTTCGTTAAGGCCTCTTCTGCTTCCTGAAAAGTCTCATCCAAACTTAAGGCTTTTTTGTAGTAATTCTCAGCATTTAGTAGTTTGTCCTCCTCTTCCAACCTATTCAAGTGATAATTCATATACAATTAAGCCACAGATTTTAacagttttttcttgtttttagaaCTGCCTTTCTTCTGAGCACTCTGACGCTACCACTGCATCTGTCCAAGACTCTGTCACCTTAGCCCACCCCAGTACAGAAGTAAAACGGTATTTCTGACACCTTACTTCCTGATCATCAGCAGTAATACTATTCTTTGAAATTTcaatttcagtttcaaaaatacCATCTCTCTCTTCTTAACACAGGGCTTAAAAGAAATCTGTTCCCTCAATATTCAAAAGCAAACGGTGGTTAACTAACTTCAGTAAGAGTAACAGAACATCATTTTGTTGCAAatactttcttcaaaaaaaaaaaaaaaaaaaaacaaccaacaaacctaTCGAAATACTTCCAGACATTTCACAAGACTTTATGCAGGCCTGGTAACCTACCAGTGAAAGGATACTGAGGACTAAACCTCAAATATTTTGCCAGGATTTTAACTGGGACAGAGGAGAAAGTGTAAACCAACAGCACAAGCAGGTCTATTTCAAAcaaagacttctttaaaaaaaaaaccaaaaacaaaaacaaaaaaacccaaaccacacataGCCAGGAAGGAAAGATGCCACTCTGTGTCCTAATTAGAATagtatttaaaagatattatgAGAGAAATTGTTAAcatcaaacaaaaccacaaccccaGCACTTACTGCCCGCCTCTTTCCACCAGTGTCTGACAGAGGTATTTTCTTGCATTCCTATGGGTAGGACAGTTTTCTAAAGCAATCTCAAAATCCCCAATGGCTTTGTTCAGGCTTCCTTTTGTCGCATACCTGGAACAGAAAAGTTGCACAGGTTTTAGTGATGTTTGTCTTTCAGAAAGtagaaaaaccaacaaaagaagcAGACTTACAAAGCTCCCCGTGCTACCAAAGCTTCAACATTTTGTGGATCAATTTCCAAAGCCTTGTTATACTCGTTCATGGCTTCCACATGGCGCCCAACCTTGAAATAATCAACCCCAGCCTTCACACTgcaggaaaatatttagaaaatatgaTGTACAGTTAGCCTATGCAGATTCTATACTGTCAATTACTCATAAATGATGGTTCCAAACAAGCGACAGGTAATAAAATTTGACCTTGTTATCATGTACTTAACGCTGGCATTTCAAATTAATGCGATATTGACATAATTCCGCAACAATATATTGTCTTTAATCCAAACCCTTAAGGCACTGAAGAGCATGTCTGTAAACGGTGCTGCTACATTACACTGTTTTCCAATTACAGAATGAACACTTTAGCACTTTCTGCACTTACGTGTGACCTACGACTGTTAAACTGAGACAGGCTCAATCACAAGCAAAGCGAAAAATCACCATTAGACCAACGACATGAGATGGGTACATGGTACACACTGAAACCTGTTCATCTCAAGCTGgaatattttgaggttttttatttcatattaacTGAACCGTTGCTTTATATTTGCCAAGAGGTTATCTTATTGGAAGAGAACTCATAAAAGTTGAAATTCAGAACTTTTCAcgacagattttttttaagaattaaaatttatatttaacaTTATTAGCAACTTTTTCTGCAATTAATCAAGTTGCAAAATACTACTGTTTTAAGAAAACCACTGCTTTGTTAGCACAGATACCAGTAATTCTAAGGCTTCactcaatttgattttttttgagctGGTAGATTCAAGAGaagtttttccacaaaaaaaaatttacatttttaggaGAAAAGTCTCTCCTACTTCTGCCCCCTCCACCCTGTAGGATGCCCAAAGACACTGCACATCATGAAAGCAGTAGCACCTCCAGAGCTGCTGTTCCAAATGCAGCCAGGGAAATCCACTGAACTTTTCAAAGACAGTTGGGGCACTTGTTGAATCTATGGTTTGAGGCTTAAATGGCATGATGAGCAGTATTAGCTCATTCAACACCCAATTATAAAATGGAGAATTGCGTACTTGGTATTGTCACAAATCTTGTGCTCATCTCATCAACAGGCCAGCGTGTTGTAAATATTCCAAGAAGTTCTCCCTTAAACCTGACACGTATTTTGGAACTGAATCTCAAGACTTTATCACGCACCCACTTGGCAGTTAGGGTTACTTTCAAGAGGATCTTCCTGGTTACATCACTACGCGTGCACTGGAAAAACTGGTTCAAGGcgtattttgttttaagaaacatAACCTGTAGCCTAATCTGACCTAACAATAAGCCCTGACAAGAATAAAATATTGCATACCATGTCAAGGCCCAAGATGCTGATTGCTTTTTCCTCAACGCAGGAGCAAAATCTTCTTCATTAaaatttttcctttaaggaaacaACGAACAAAAATATCGCGTTGGCCATCCAAGTCTACAAAGTTAAACTTAGAACATGTAATGCAGTTGAAATAAGCTGAAATGATACAATGCCTTAACTGCTCTCCCTACCTCAGGAACCTTCTTTCATGCTTCTGAAACCAGTTCATCCCAATCCATTCTAGAAGTGCTGAATGGAACTAGTACTGCTGCAGTACGTTTAACAGAAACATACCATATTCACACCGGCTTTGAGACCTATTATAATAGGGCTCACAATATCAACCATTGTGTATGTTTGAGCCCATTTTACTAAAGAGATCAGATCTATTACTAAAGTAAACATTGTGAATAAATATCTGACGGAACACATTAAAACTTAAACATCCTGCACTTCAACTCAAAGGTGCTGAAAAGACCGAAGCAATAAATTCCTAAACTATTTGGTAGCAAACATTTTGCATTATAATGAGTCTTGCTTATTCAGAGCAACagaatttcaaatgtaaatatcTTACTCTAGGGgagtttgcttttaaatgtttaacGACACATAAGCTGCAGTCatgcaaatcaaaatgaaaaaggttTAAGTGGTCTAGGACTTCCACTCACAACTCTATTTCAGTGGATTAGAATAATCTCCACAAAGCTATAGGACAGTAACAATGTAAAAATCACTTACATTTGAAGACTTCTCATCAAAGACGGTGGATTTGATTCACTTAGTCCTAGTTTTTCTGCTAAGTATTCAACTAACGATGGATTAGCGAATCCTGGGGAACGATGCAAAACCTCTTCAAATGTCTCTGCTGTATTAGCAACTTCCATGCTTCGcctaaaaaaaaagcaccagtaTACACAGACACCACCCCACAGACAACTTTATCGTGCTTACGTTCAGAACAAGAACGCCTATATTGATGCTTTTACTGCTCACAAGCCGTTCTCTTTTACAAGCATGTGTTTTTCCACTATTTAGCAACCCTCGCATCCTTTAGCCTCAGCAAGCTTTTGAAACCTATTTTGGCACCCATCTAGATATCTCCAGGACATACAAAACCATTACAAGAATTGCAGAGGTAGCTGCGTCCTTCTGTCATCCTAAggctaattttaaaattttaagagttTCATATTCCAGTCTCCCAAGGTTTTCGttgatgttggttttgtttggttggttttttgttagCACAGTCCCACAGTGACAGATAGCTcactctgctttttgctttccttataTTTTGGGAAAGATGCTAAAAAACCAAGCACACCTGACGTATTCAGAAACAAGCAAGTTAAAGAGATGAACAGCAAAGAGTATATAATTATCCAATTACATTAGAAACACCATCAACAAGTTCAAAGAACAGTCTGTCAAAGATTCTCTTCAGACACACTGAATACACCTAGTGAGTACAGCTAAATAGCATAATCTTACTTATAATGTAACGGGAAGTCATCAGAAGTAATTACGCCTAGTTTTGTACTGGAAAGATTGGGTGGAAGAGCTGAGCTGTAAAGTGACACCGTGAGCTTCTCGTGGTAACGATCAACGTCCTTGACTGCAGCTATAGAAACAATAAAAGTTAAGATAAAATTAAAGAAACGTCTCAAGACTGAAAGGGATTCTTGACAACTTTTGCAGCTACTTACCTCGAATAAGGTCTCCATTTTGGTAATAAGATAAAGGATCTCCATGGTTGCTTTGAGGAGGCACATCTCTCAAAGGACAAAGAGCCTGCAACAGAAGTAGGAATAtcataaacaaaatcaaaagttTTCCCACCCACCCCTTGCCAAAGATTATGCCATAATATTAGTTTAATCTTAATGCCCACCAGAGCCTGACAGTCAAAAGCATGGCTTGgttcaaataaaaatttacagATCCAGAAGTAATGAACTTTTCAGCCCCAAAGCAATAAATATTGAGTAGGGAtcataaaaaaagcatttgctgaCTCAGAAAAACACCATAAGCTGCCCACAAGCTCAGCTACCACCCACCACTCCAAAGTTCAATTTCACCTTTACACAGACCCTTCCAACATGCAACTAATACATTAAAAAGTTACTGCTTATCAAGAATAAAATATCGATCAAAGCTATATCTTACAGTGATTTCTAAATCTGAAATCTCCCGTACGATACCACTTCCCAGGCAAATCAACACCATGAAAAAGCCAAATTCGCGAATAGAAGTAATCCTGCCAATGACGATATCACCGCGTTCAATGTCtcggaaaaaaaattctctcctgTCTTCCCTGGGAACGTCCATGAACCGCTCCAGGGGAGGCATAACAGCATAATACTCTGCAACACAGGAGAAAGTCACAGTTACAACGTGACCAAGCTACAGCCCGAACACACAAAATGCTTTACGGGGAGAAAACACGCAAGTCTGATCTTTTCGTGCCTCCCCGTGAGCCGGCTCACCTTCATTCTCTTCGATGGTGTCGGAGGGAGGCCCGTTGGGCTTCCACGAGTGGGCAAAGAGAAGATCAGCCTTTTTGGCAATAAAGCGCTTTATCTCGGTGTCAAGGCTCGTCTCCTCTCTCCTAGGGGAAGGAGAACCCGGTGAGAAACACCCCGCGGCCCCCTCACGGCCCGCTCGCTCCCCGCCACTCTCACCAGTCggccggcgggcgcggggccccGCGGGGCGGCTCCAAGGCagcccccggcggcggcagcagcccgcGGAAGTCGGGATTGTCGTGCTGCTCGGCGCGGAGCAGCTCAAGCAGCTCAGGGCCGTGGTAGCTCAACGCCTGGCGCAGCAGCTCCCGATCCATCCCGCCGCCACGGCCAACCGGAACCGGAACCGGAACCGCCCCCCGGCCGGCGGCCTGCGCCGCGCGGAAGGGGCGGCACCAAGGGCGGGGCGGGGACGCAGTGCCCCCTGGGGAGCGGGAGGACCGTGGGCTGGCTctggggggcggcggaggggcgcGTCtccgggccccccccgccccttagAGAATAATCAAAGATAAGAACGAAAAGGTAAAAATTCCGCGGCTGCCGGAGAGCTGCGGAGCTTCTCGGCGGCCGGTCCCGCGGCGGCCGCGTCGGGAGAGGGCGCTGCCCGCGGCGGGACCGAGACAGGGACATAAAGAGCCGGGGCCGCGCTGCCTCAGCGGCTGCGGCACCTGCGCGCTCACCGTCAGACGCGTCTGTCCGGGCGTTGGCTGAAGCGTGCTCGTGTCAGAGCTTCTCCAGGTCTGGGGAAACGAGTCACTCCAGCAGTTCTCTGTTAGTTCTCCCTCGGTTCTTAAATGTTGATGCTAATATAGGGAAGAAGAGAACGGGTgaagggggctgaggggcggCACGGACaggtggggcggcggcggggccaggggcCACCCTGCTCCCAGGGACAGGCCCCTCCATGGCCCCTCGGACAGGACTTTCCATGTCCCCTCCGTGACCCCTCGGACAGGCCCCTCCATGGCCCCGGGACAGGCCTCCCCCGCAGGGACTCGCACAGCGGGAACGAAGCAGCGTGCGGGTGGGAGACGTCCTGGCTTTGTTTGTCAGAACAGCTGTActgaaacagagggaaaaaaagggcaattaTCTCGGGAAAAGATAATGTACTGAGATGACAGTTGAGCCATTAAAATCGGCCTAATGCAGGATTTGGTGGTTCAGTTTACCAGCGTTAACTTTAGACGCTAAAAAGACACTTAGCTCAGGAGGCTCTTCATGCTAATCACCTCTTCTAGCTAATGGAGAAAGGTGCTTAAAACCAGCTGGAATTAATCCAAATCTATTAGAAAGATCCCAGTTCTTCAATCCCTGAGAATAATTTGTCCCTGGCATCacatttaataattaattttaaaagggcgggatgggggggagaagaaaacccACTGCAAACGGCATAATGTCACTTCTACCCTCAGTACAATGTTGAAGAAAAAATAGCAATCTGGCTGTCAGCAGATCGGTGACACAAACTCCTCTAGGAAGCAGCATGACTGAGAGGGCAAGGATCATATCAAAGACGCTGGTCTCAGAAGCTCCGTTCAAAGCCATCAGGGATATCACTGGGACAGCAGACTTGGGGAAGACACTAGAAGGGcaagtttatattttattttcgtTTCATGTCCCCctgttttaatttaacaaaagATAAAGAAGACATAACGCTTATTGAGTACTGAACAGCTGTCAGGATCTTGATTTAAAGTCTTCCCGATCTATTTAAGGCTAGGTGTCTATTTAGATTTCTGGTTACCGAGGTGGAAAAAAACCATGAAGGCTAGATGGAAATTTCTAGACATTAAGACTGATAAGAGACAGATTGACATGGAAAGGGTAGTGCACCTGCAAAGATCGGTGCAGAAAGGGAGCCTTTCCCGGATGAGTCACACTGCAAGTGCCGTGTCCTGAACTGTGTTGTACAATTGCAAATAATGGCAGTTTTATTTGAGGGAATGGTATTTTGAGGAAGAGTTAATTTGTGTTGCTTAGCAAATACAAAGAGCtagcaataaaaaaagtttctggaGGCACAAACTGCTTGTGTAAGCATTTCTCTAGTCTAATATGCAGATACACACACGCAATGTACAAGTAAGGCGTTatgaataaatactttaaatgtgTTGTGGCTTCTGGACTTAACAAACCAGTAAAAAATCCTGGCGAAAGCTGAGCCACTTATAATTATGTACTGTTCTTACAGACATTTTCTTCTATGAATAGAAATCAATTGCATTTTAGGGAATTCAGTAACTTATATCATAGTAACATAGAGAATGTAGATTAGTTGCCCCTGAACACGAGAGTTAACTTCATATTTATAGTGACCCTTTCCTTAACTGAGCCCAACAAATTCTGAAGTTATCTTAATCAAACAAACTATAATACTCAAAATAATTCCATCTTCAGAAATAGCTTTGCCGGAGCAGGATAAGTGAGCATGAACgtgtcattttctttcctgtttttcaggtTATAGTAAAgaacacagaagcaaagcaaggCTATGGCACGTAGTGCATTGTTCCACCATACTCCGGGCACACACAAGCCTTTGCCGTCCTTTTCTTTCATGGGATACTGCCTGGATATCCACTGTGCTCTTAAAAATATCTCTGCATGTTTTCAGTGgtggaattttttgtttttcttttcagttttggcCTCTTTTAATTCAGTTACCCAATAGGAAAAATTTATGATAAAAGGATATAGCAGCCATCACGGTTCTGGCAGGGATAATGCTAGATGGACCAGTATGGAATAGACCCAGGGGTGTATATACAGCTTGAGAGACCCCAGGCTTGAGGAGGGGGCATCCTCCATATGCTACGATGTCATTAATCCTCTGTTCCGTTGACTTAGGAACTGCCTGGATGAATAGTGCTTCATCCCATATGCTAAATAAAGAGGGTGGGCAGGAAGCGTCCTGATTCTACAGAAGAAAGCGATACAAGTCAACACTTTGCCCTGCTTGAAGAGGAGCATTCC contains these protein-coding regions:
- the TTC14 gene encoding tetratricopeptide repeat protein 14 translates to MDRELLRQALSYHGPELLELLRAEQHDNPDFRGLLPPPGAALEPPRGAPRPPADWREETSLDTEIKRFIAKKADLLFAHSWKPNGPPSDTIEENEEYYAVMPPLERFMDVPREDRREFFFRDIERGDIVIGRITSIREFGFFMVLICLGSGIVREISDLEITALCPLRDVPPQSNHGDPLSYYQNGDLIRAAVKDVDRYHEKLTVSLYSSALPPNLSSTKLGVITSDDFPLHYKRSMEVANTAETFEEVLHRSPGFANPSLVEYLAEKLGLSESNPPSLMRSLQMKNFNEEDFAPALRKKQSASWALTCVKAGVDYFKVGRHVEAMNEYNKALEIDPQNVEALVARGALYATKGSLNKAIGDFEIALENCPTHRNARKYLCQTLVERGGQLEEEDKLLNAENYYKKALSLDETFQEAEEALTKLRKHMQKSLEMREKQAAKEERQKEKKVETSAEKLRKLLKEEKRLKKKRKVSTSSSSSSSSSSSSSDSSSDVSISSSSSSSDHKKRRKKRRNRSESARRSKKSSSRASSHYKDQVRQEEWYSPPADTSASFLNQSFEVEKLLERQDSLECPKTEVKEKDRHCSFSRTSGDDEDTFGGRSEDSRDSHSSSRTLPSSSKTEKYGKTDRFFCSWRGSSGSYHKSDDKPRMHYFRKLERDVEGRKEQFKKYGLGQDRYYMSPARSEYCGKSVGRYRSYSSTCLREGDKSYDSDRHVSSQHKNESEYKSRKRSYEETDKTKEPDEEVSLNGTAQTESGIKRNLPQNLVNIFNQIAEFEREKGSKQKKQ